The DNA sequence aaatcaaccaaaatccagcaaaattcactattagacattttactgatatatatggaatcactttagatatttttaggattttttttggaagattttactcgttttctgaaaatatttacaatttttattttttaaaatttattttcttgccaaatttgtgggatttttttttttttttaaataaaacttttaagggaaacttttaaggaatttttggaattttattcctgaaggttttgcaaattttcagaaatttggggaatttttttgctgaatttttggattttttttcagacaaggaaacaacattttttggtgcctgtaaatgaggacaataggaaggttaaaagaaataaagctgcaagataaatgtagtggagaacaaagtgcaatatttctctctaaaatgtAATGAAGTGGAAGTATAAAGTAGAATATATTTCAGTACTTCAGAACTGTACTTTGGTACGATGcttgcaaaaatgtaattgattaCTTTTTATCAGTACAATTCTGAGTTACTTGTTAAATAATCATGGATACTACCAGCCACAGGGGTAATATTACACTATGTTATACAACATGTGAAATGTATTGAACTAAGTGTCTCCAAACCCATATATCAAGCATAAAATCTAGTGCAGTACAATAGCAATAAACAGTCAGATGAAGTTCTGTATGGGTAACATTTACGGAATATGTGAATTATATGTTCAACATAGTAAGAAACACATTCAGTCGAGTTACAAAAtgcttacaaaaaaaaacacatatgcACATAATTCAGCTACACGCCATGGAAAAGACCTCACCAAATATCAAAATCATGTGAAAATCTGGGTCACAATTAAGCTTACAACATcttaaaaaatgatacaaaagcCTTTTTAGAACCCTTTTAAAGTGTCACAGCATCTCCTCAGGTTGTTTAGTTGTTTGAGTTGTGTATAATTGTCTTTATTGAGACAAATGGATGTAAAACGGCTTAGCAGCAGGTATGAAAAGTTTATCTGGTTcatttcagagggttaaatgtgtcGACAACTATGCTGTTGTGCATTATTTGCTGCATTGTTTTTTATCCGTATCAGAGGGatcactctaaaaacatgaaTGTGCACAGACTAAAGCTGTGTAaagctttcaaaataaaagaggagTCACTGAAGGATATGTTTTTAACCTGTATATTAAGTGAAGAATCCTGGTGTAGAGAAAACTGCAAGACAATCTTCAGCCTCAGGGCTTTTTCTCCCTGTTGGCCACAGTGTGTGAAATTTCACACGGGTTACTCCTTTTCCCAGGGTCTCCTTTTCTGATGACGAAGGGAACCCTTAAAGGAAAAGAGAATAAAGCTTATGACTGCACTGTAGTCAGTACTTTTTACAGGGattaacacactgtaaaaaaaaatgttgtttttacagtaaaattctggcagctgtggtcaccagaataaaacattttccacatttgcggtaaagaaatgtattgatattgttaattttagagctaaaaaacatgcttcattccatattttactgaaaaaaaattaacctttaaaaatgtgaaaatttacatgaaaataccatataaaataaagtttgtgtaacttGTTATAAAtaatacagcatttttccattatcagcacaacagttagtgtatttaacattaaatatatgtattcATAGCAAATATTGTGGTTAAAGCTCTAAATTTTAAAGCATATGtccattattaacacaaaaatacatcaatttgaccagtaacaaactgtattttttacatgtaacaAATGTAGAAATTGCCATGTTACATGTTATATATATTGCAtattatcagcacaacaatatatacatttaactttgaaaaattgtgttcttttcgagaattaaatgcaaaaattacagtgttGTTCtacatattacagcatttttccattaaaaactgcagGAGTTGGGAAACgtatttttttaagagaaaaagaatctaaaaaacacacttttctcctgattaattTTTTGACGGTGATTCAAACTgatttagagtttacagatggtttgacagtttttcaccgtaAAATGGActaacattttttacagtgcagtttcCTAATAGTAACAATCCTCTGTTCACTCATGAAGAAGAGGCATCGTGGCATAAATAATCAGatcatcagaatcagaatgaacCTTCAATAAAGGTGGTTTCAGGtgatgtttttgctgcttttgagGATCTTTTTGGAGCTACTCACCGTGTACACATTGGagaggttgttgaaaagcactTGGCCTGCGCTCACCTTGTTCCTCACTCCTCGTATGGTCCCGTTCTTGCTGCAGATGTTGATCCTCTTGTTGCTGAAGAACATCTCCCTCTTGGCACTGGCGTACAAAAGCAGGTCATCGGGTTCGCAGCCGTTCTCGTCGGCGGCAGCCTCCACCGGCAGGCCGCTCAGGTGGCTGTTGGCCTCACTGGTGGGCAGAGGGCCGCCCTGCTCGGCCTCCGGGCTGCTGGTGCAGTCCGAGTCCACCGAGTCGGACACCGAGCCGCACCAGACCCTCTCATCCTTGAACACCTCCGCCAAGACCCGGCCGCTGTTGGCAGATGCTACTCTGAACCTGACTGTTTTCCCAGGCTTTTCCTTCTCCTGTTTCATTCTCGGCCCCTCCATTGAAACCCAAGAATGTCTAACATGTTTCACGTCCCATTCAGAGAAGCCAGACGAGCTCTTTCATCCTAAGCCATGAGCAGTGCGCAattatcaaacaaaaaaatcctcattGACGGCTCAGAATGGCTGGAAAACACCCCGAGTACAAAAACCAGACGCTGAAATGGTTAATAATGGATGAGCCTGTGCCATGGTAACGGCTAAAACAGGCAAACAGTAAAGTGATATTAGCAGGTTCAATAATTGATCAAGGTTAGTTTTCTAACAGCAGATAGGCTACAGACCTGGTGTCTAATCCTTTAAGGCCAGCAGCGAGGATGAATTACCCCGAGGACACCACATGACCTCTGCTGACTTTTGCCAACCTCCATTATGTTTCTGAGTCAACTTTCAATTAAGACTGTTgccttttgagctttttcacaTTGCAAAtaatgttgatgttgaggtttaaAGAGATTTGTTTTACTGTTAAGAGGTTTACAAAACATCCTGATCACCTatgtcaggggtgtcaaactcattttagttcaggttccacattcagcccgatttcatctccagtgaccactaaaatcacagcataataacctataaataaccacacctccacgtttcctttgttttagtgcaaaaaaagtgcattctgaaaattttcacatttaaagaaattaacttttaacaaaaaattatgaacctgaattttttaaaagaaaaataagtttagTTTCAGCAaaattcagcctcagtttatcatttctacattacaacttccagatcgcagagtgtctacaaaggaacacaacatttagtcacagctgtctggaactgaacgatattgtattttactttatgatcaaaacagtaAACGttcaacaaaaaagacaaaaaacaaccaaagcaagaaacaatattagaaaaatgagacacaaagcgacaaaagcgaggaaacaaaatgacaaaaaaatgggacaaacgacatgaaacaaaacaaaaaaatgagacaaaaagttacaaaacaacaaaaaaatcacaaatgataaaaacaagataaaaatgataaaggcgagaaacaaaaaaatagacaaacaacacaagagagacaaaaaggaaacacaaaacgacaaaaacgtgagacaaaccacaaaagtcagacaagaaaccaacaaaaatcagacaaaatattacaaaaatgagacacaaaatgacaaaagaacaatgaacgatgtagtattttactttctgatcaaaacaacttgtcacagcctagaaattattctaaatttatagttttactaatttgcaATTTAtgtcttgtctgtaatttttacagttagagggccggattggactctctggtgggccggttttggccagcgggctgcatgttggacacctctcACCTATGTGGACATTAACCAGGAGTAACTGCAACAAATCTCTGTTTCAACCCATCTTGACAGCCAGTTGTTGGTAGATTTATGGTGCCATTGTGCTGAAAGCCTTCAAGATGCTCTGCTTTGAGTAGAAAATGTTAAAGCTTATTTTAGATTTTCACAAAGGAACTCTAACTGTTAGCACACAAACAATGGAAATACCCTTAAATTAGGTGATTTCtaatgtgttttgcatttttctttgtttaatatAATTGAATATAAAGATAAAGCAAGCATTACTAGAACCCTATTCTATTCCCGTCCATTTCCAGGTACGGGGAAATCCTTCAAcaatagcaccacctgttaAGATGATTACCTAAAGCTAATCATGTTTTGCGCTGCCTTTCTGCCATCAGATAATAATTTAGT is a window from the Amphiprion ocellaris isolate individual 3 ecotype Okinawa chromosome 20, ASM2253959v1, whole genome shotgun sequence genome containing:
- the grxcr1b gene encoding glutaredoxin domain-containing cysteine-rich protein 1 isoform X2 is translated as MEGPRMKQEKEKPGKTVRFRVASANSGRVLAEVFKDERVWCGSVSDSVDSDCTSSPEAEQGGPLPTSEANSHLSGLPVEAAADENGCEPDDLLLYASAKREMFFSNKRINICSKNGTIRGVRNKGSLRHQKRRPWEKE
- the grxcr1b gene encoding glutaredoxin domain-containing cysteine-rich protein 1 isoform X1, with the translated sequence MEGPRMKQEKEKPGKTVRFRVASANSGRVLAEVFKDERVWCGSVSDSVDSDCTSSPEAEQGGPLPTSEANSHLSGLPVEAAADENGCEPDDLLLYASAKREMFFSNKRINICSKNGTIRGVRNKVSAGQVLFNNLSNVYTGSLRHQKRRPWEKE